A window from Chloroflexota bacterium encodes these proteins:
- a CDS encoding fasciclin domain-containing protein, with protein sequence MSATGLFVIGLMVTFVVAVAMGLLIYAAILDGRDGRLARQGAGSRLGASMNLFETAHNQDELTTLAAAIDRAGLNSILARRGPYTVLAPQDSAFAALPEGTVDWLLDDPQTLAEIVNYHLVPGRLTAADMAQRVTAATVQGEDIVISNVGAIGVDGAHVVHKDIEASNGVIHVIDRVLIPARI encoded by the coding sequence ATGAGCGCCACCGGCCTGTTCGTCATCGGCCTGATGGTCACCTTCGTCGTCGCCGTCGCCATGGGCCTCCTCATCTACGCCGCGATCCTCGATGGTCGGGACGGGCGACTGGCGCGACAGGGCGCCGGGTCGCGGTTGGGGGCTTCCATGAACCTCTTCGAGACAGCACACAACCAGGACGAGCTCACGACGCTAGCGGCGGCGATCGACCGTGCCGGTCTCAATTCGATCCTCGCCCGCCGCGGACCGTATACCGTTCTGGCACCTCAAGATTCAGCATTCGCAGCACTCCCGGAGGGAACCGTGGACTGGCTGCTCGACGATCCGCAGACCCTCGCCGAAATCGTCAACTACCACCTGGTGCCCGGCCGTCTCACCGCCGCAGATATGGCACAGCGCGTCACCGCCGCGACGGTCCAGGGCGAGGATATTGTGATTTCCAACGTCGGGGCGATCGGCGTCGATGGCGCGCACGTGGTTCACAAGGACATCGAGGCCTCTAACGGGGTCATACACGTAATCGACCGCGTGCTGATACCGGCGCGTATCTGA
- a CDS encoding SDR family NAD(P)-dependent oxidoreductase, giving the protein MWISAASALDAALDLTVVGGYTSLGYRIRSHALSWDPPPRMDGKTVLVTGATSGLGFAAAKGFARLGATVHLAVRNRERGEHTRARILEHCTADVHVGLCDLSHLSGVRAFVEAFTAANARLHVLVNNAGVLTQERRLSPDGIELTLATNVIGPFLLTNLLIPLLKQSAPARIINVSSGGMYTQKIRVDDLQSERGEFDGPTVYAQSKRAEVVLTELFARQLVATGVVAHSMHPGWADTGGIRDALPRFYRVTRPLLRTEDQGADTIVWLGAAEEATETSGGFWHDRRRRPTHLLPHTRETEEERRLLWAQCEALSGVGVDAPQQGSPTTH; this is encoded by the coding sequence ATGTGGATAAGCGCGGCGTCAGCACTCGACGCCGCGCTGGACCTCACCGTGGTGGGCGGATATACCAGCCTCGGCTACCGGATCAGAAGCCATGCCTTGAGCTGGGACCCGCCACCTCGAATGGATGGCAAAACGGTGCTCGTCACGGGCGCGACCTCAGGGCTCGGATTCGCGGCTGCCAAGGGCTTCGCGCGCCTCGGGGCGACCGTGCACCTCGCGGTGCGCAACCGAGAGCGCGGCGAGCACACCCGGGCTCGCATCCTTGAACACTGCACTGCTGACGTACACGTCGGCCTCTGCGATCTCAGTCACCTGTCCGGGGTGCGGGCATTCGTCGAGGCATTCACTGCCGCCAACGCCCGACTACACGTACTCGTCAACAACGCCGGTGTGCTTACACAGGAGCGCCGGCTCTCCCCCGACGGGATCGAGCTCACCCTGGCCACCAACGTCATCGGTCCGTTCCTACTCACCAACCTGCTGATACCACTGCTCAAGCAGAGCGCTCCGGCCCGGATCATCAATGTCTCCTCGGGCGGCATGTATACGCAGAAGATCCGCGTCGATGACCTGCAGAGCGAACGCGGGGAGTTCGACGGACCTACGGTGTACGCGCAAAGCAAGCGCGCCGAGGTCGTCCTTACCGAGCTATTCGCACGGCAACTGGTCGCAACCGGCGTCGTCGCCCATTCCATGCACCCGGGCTGGGCCGATACTGGGGGCATACGCGATGCACTTCCCCGCTTCTACCGCGTCACACGTCCGCTTCTGCGGACGGAGGATCAGGGTGCAGACACGATCGTCTGGCTGGGAGCCGCTGAGGAGGCCACTGAAACCTCGGGCGGGTTCTGGCACGACCGCCGGCGCCGCCCAACCCACCTCCTGCCCCATACCCGAGAGACCGAGGAGGAACGTCGCTTGCTTTGGGCCCAGTGCGAGGCCCTAAGCGGAGTGGGCGTCGACGCACCGCAACAGGGTTCACCCACCACGCACTAA
- a CDS encoding SRPBCC family protein yields the protein MARYQATVDTDWAPENAFAYLSDFSNAPDWDPGTVKAERLDQGPIAEGSEFRLVAEFLGRRTELTYRVIEYDPRHAVTFLGENATATSRDRITFEPSGTGTLVAYDADLRLKGPLRAADPLLALAFRRVGNRARDGLAAALARPYVETSGAIA from the coding sequence ATGGCGAGATACCAGGCAACCGTTGACACCGATTGGGCGCCGGAGAATGCTTTCGCCTATCTGAGCGACTTCTCGAACGCCCCGGACTGGGACCCCGGGACTGTCAAGGCCGAGCGCCTGGACCAAGGGCCGATCGCCGAGGGCTCCGAGTTTCGGCTCGTGGCTGAGTTTCTGGGCCGCCGCACGGAGCTCACCTACCGGGTTATCGAGTACGACCCGCGCCACGCGGTGACATTCCTGGGCGAGAACGCGACGGCGACCTCGCGTGATCGCATCACGTTCGAGCCCAGCGGCACCGGGACCCTGGTGGCGTACGACGCAGATCTCCGTCTCAAGGGGCCTTTGCGGGCTGCCGACCCACTCCTCGCACTGGCGTTCAGGCGAGTTGGCAACCGCGCCCGCGACGGCCTGGCCGCTGCCCTCGCCCGTCCTTACGTCGAGACGTCTGGCGCCATCGCGTGA